The genomic interval AATGTTGAGTTGTAATTGTAGCCAGACCAACAGCCAGGAACAATTTGAAACTAACACTTCATATTCCCAACTTCGCACACTTCGACAAGCTCAGTGCATCGCTCCGCATTTCGCATTCCGCATTTGATTAACTCCGCATTCCACATTCCGCACTTGATTGACTTCGCATTCGACTGATTGCTTTCCTGTTCATAATTGGCTAATTTTATTTTGAAATCATGAACGATTGTATATTTTGCAGGATTATAAATCGTGAAGTTCCGGCAGAGGTTGTGTTCGAGTCGGATTCTATAATTGCTTTTTTAGATATTAATCCATTGAATTATGGTCATGTACTTGTCGTTCCTAAAATTCATTCGAATGATTTTTTAGATATTCCGATTGACCTACTGGACGAACTTGTTCACGTTACTCGAAAAATTACAAAGGCGATTGTCGATTCACTAAGCCCTGATGGATTCAATATCTTTTCGAATAACGGAAAAGCCGCAGGGCAATCGGTATTTCATTTTCACTTTCACGTTACTCCCCGTTACAAATCAGATAATTTCAAATTCATTATCAATCTTAAAAAGTACAAAGATGGAGAGATGAGCAATTACGCTCAGAAGATTCGTAATCAGATCAATTAGAATAATCAGAGAAATTTATGGAGAGAAAAATAAGAGTATTAATCGCGAAAGCCGGACTTGACGGGCACGATCGTGGTGCTAAAGTTATTGCCGCCGCATTACGCGATGCCGGTATGGAAGTTATTTATACCGGATTGCGTCAGACTCCCGAAATGATTGTCGAAGCCGCACTTCAAGAGGACGTTGATGTGATAGGAATTAGTCTGCTAAGCGGTGCGCACATGACAATATTCCCGAAGGTAATTAACCTTATGAAAGAGAAAGAGCTAAATGATGTACTGCTTACCGGCGGTGGAATTATTCCTTCAGAAGACCTAAAGCA from Ignavibacteria bacterium carries:
- a CDS encoding HIT family protein, which translates into the protein MNDCIFCRIINREVPAEVVFESDSIIAFLDINPLNYGHVLVVPKIHSNDFLDIPIDLLDELVHVTRKITKAIVDSLSPDGFNIFSNNGKAAGQSVFHFHFHVTPRYKSDNFKFIINLKKYKDGEMSNYAQKIRNQIN
- a CDS encoding cobalamin B12-binding domain-containing protein gives rise to the protein MERKIRVLIAKAGLDGHDRGAKVIAAALRDAGMEVIYTGLRQTPEMIVEAALQEDVDVIGISLLSGAHMTIFPKVINLMKEKELNDVLLTGGGIIPSEDLKQLKSMGCGELFTPGATTIEIIKYIKNWFNENKAAN